The Humulus lupulus chromosome 7, drHumLupu1.1, whole genome shotgun sequence region cgttagctggaatagaaaagctgctacagcaagagttgatctatgccgaaatagaagtagtcattggtcaactggctaacttgtccatctggtcaagtctgttagaaaatatacggattgggcaagggcatgatgacacattagtatctcacacacctgtagttaaagaaggcaaggacacagatttctcgatatcagggctcttgagatataaggatcgggtatgcatgccgACTGGTCAatggattaagatgaagattttcgaagaagcgcacagtaccccatactcagttcacccagggtcgactaagatgactcGCGATCTTAAAGCACTGTATTgatggccaggaatgaagaaagatatagcagagtaagtgtctaaatgcttagtacgcctgcaagtaaaagcagaacatcagtggcctgcaggtttattgcaatcgcttagtattccagtatggaagtgggaagacatagccattgATTTTGTGACAGGACTACtatgaacaaataagcagcacgactcggcttgggtagtagtagatagactaaccaagtcagctcacttcctgcctatcaagactacgtacacagcagatcaatatGTAGACgtttatgtccgagaaatagtaagactgcatgaaatccctaagaccatagtatccaatAGAGGATCAGGGTTTACATCAaaattttggggaagcttgctaCAAGATATGGGTACCAAGTAAAGTCTTAGTAAATCATTTCATCCTCAAAttgatggtcagtccgagcgtaccatacagattttagaagatatattgtgcgcttgtgtacttgatttcggaggatcatgtagtaagtatttgccgctgatagaattctcctacaacaatagctatcattcaacgatcgggatggcaccctatgagttactccATGGAAGGAGgtgtctgtaacgacccaaattcactaataaggcttaagggccttgattagtgtgccgggaggtcatgatgggaattatgtgtgattattatgattaagatgcatgattatgattttaagcaagttatatgactatgtgaattatattatgtgataattatgatgtgtgaattgtaccacgtggatgTTGTGATaccagtgtgatgcacgtgccgagacggtcctagaaagttagataatggtaactggtgatttggtaacctgcgtaactattagtaaccatagagagtaacaggttttatggggaaagtggtagaattgcaaagctggtgaaaagacaagtatggccttgaggtttagttaggaaggggtattagtggaagggtagaatagtcatttggtaggataaatgatcATTAGCTGAAGAGAAAATATCATATACGTATAACATTTGGAgaaatgggtttatgctgaaattggggacctagaggaagagcaaacctaagaagaagaagggagaagctgaacttagcttttggaagaagaatttaagggtgatggaagttgtcaagcaagcttagatcaagaatactcagaggtaagattttgattatgatatatccaagttttaagtctgtaattttagataatgaatgtgaattgaggcaagttggtggctggttttgtgtgaattcagaattgggaaatcaagggggaaggaggttttagagctggaggttggactcatcactcaaggtaaggtctctgtgtgtttattaggcttgtttctattaaggtttagggagtttggagtgtggtttgtgtttgagttcaagttgttcttaattttctggtttgagttgttaagtatgaaattcaagagtgaagtttaggattgaaggtgtgagtgagcttgggcatgatgtttttgggttgttgtgaggtttattaaggatttagagttggttttgggacttaggatggagtttagggtgatttggaatgagttaggctcgggaaaaacgcgaagggaaacccagaattctgggctgcgaaggcatGCCGCAGCACGGGTTTTCCGTGCCGCGGCgtggagtccctgactgatgggtgccgcggcacaagaaagtggtgccgcggcacaaggccaatttcagagtgtcacttttggcaatttttggcctttgctccgggggttcgggggatgtctccggggtgttgttctaaggttttgggggttccgagagtgtgggttaggtactgggaaggtagtcttggattggttaatgacaaagaatgttatatttgtgttgtgattaggactttggagaggctcggggtagaggaccgtgcttgcggctacgtggcatcggaaaccagtgaattgaaaggtaagaaaactgcacccgaatgtatgattgtgatgggactaagtgctcccgagagttgtattgtgtcatcgttggtattatgtcaagggacacgtataagcggtctaagagtaccgttcatgattttagcgcacggggcgcgaattggccattggaagccagaaacaataggttaacagagggagcagcctgtgagcgctagccctggttaacatctgtgttttatgtattttgagctgagatgcttagtatgtggtatacttgaatgatgatatacttgaatttatgagatgccatatgagtaattgacttgattgctaattgttcatgctttgttattgctgtgttttcttgctgggccttggctcacgggtgcttcatggtgcaggtaagggcaagggcaagctggaccaggcctgaggtggggagctccgaggtgaaatgtacatagccagccgttcgatcaccatggtcgaggagtgtgtcaggatagagattacctaactgctcattttgccttagtatggctgttaatgtatttaaactttgtaacttttgtaaatggcttttaaactgtcaattttgggatcccatgtacataaacaatgtttggtAATGGaaacgtaacttttgagaccaaaactcttttaaccctagttcctctactattccagtaacacgcttttactttaataacttgattagcaagtctggcattttataaacacacagtgtgacggtcttggctatccagggcgttacagtgtcgatcgccgttacattgggatgaggtaggagaaaggcaacttcttggactcgaagctattagagaagctcaggatgcagtagcgctaattagaaagcgtatCCTCACTGCTTAGAGCCGtcaaaaaagttatgcagatgccaagcagcGCGATgcggaattcaaagttggagatcaagtcttcttaaagatatctcttatgaaaggtgtgaagtggtttgggaaaAAAGGCAATCTTAGTCTttagtttataggtccttttgagatattggacaaagtgggagcagttgcatataaaTTAGCCCTACCTCCAGCTCTAGCACATATCCATAATGTGTTCTACATCTCAATGCTCTGTAAATATGTCTCAGatcatctcacgtcctcaagtacgatatgatagcactccagaaagacttgagttacgaggaatgacctgttagcatcctagatagagggatgaaggaattacattctaagagtattctgatagtaaAGATCCTAAGGAGTAATAGTTCtaaatgggaggcaacgtgggagttggaggaagacatgttaacccggtatccggaattgtttggtaagtaaatttcggggacgaaattcttttaagtaggagagaattgtagtgtcccagaatatttacttagctagctagatagcagtagtagttattattagttagtagtatgttagttaccatggattttggttcaaaccgggacttaaatggaaactcatagcaacagttgtggattttataagtttaacctatagtttaagaatattaattataacataaggcttGATTAATTTTactggtcatagatatatatttaatataacctatggtttagatagagctaataagagtgtgtcacttgtcataattatgattattaaggaattaagtatttttgatggatagttttaataaaagaaagatctagaagatctagaaccttccagcagctattaggatcgtattatgactcagtcataGTTGTTTCTCAAATTCAAAATTATGTAGAAAATGTGCAAATACGTGTGTAATATATCAAGGTATGTCAATATATCACAGCATAGGGGCTATTATattgcctacggaagatacggaaaacacgtcgactttgcacgaaggATCGAACAAGACTCGGGAAtccagggggaggcgatatatcgcctatggggggtgatatatcgactccatgtatgtatttttgaaagtttgatttttgaattttaaaattagccttaaccacttcgacctgcctttgaacgattttgaccgagttctgggcgtcagttgaacgaaaatttaaatctttttcattttataatcatttatttattaaaattgaaagGGGCTAGTTTCACTccctgaactctataaataggacctagtgctcagccattttcttcattctttaagCATTTGATCAAAGTCTCCAatgtgctagtgttactataaaGACATTCACTTGAGTTTTGgctaaagctttatcattctaagcttttataaacacttgggaagtgataaatagtgtgatttcggtattgaggtttacaccaatccataaggtcattcaaggtatttctattcctaagTTTAGtactatatggttctttagttttctttattcatatcctaactcttgtttataattcttgattaggtatttatgtTCTTGAAGCTTAAGGtattcttggtaagtttctttttgatggtttagttctcatttcatctttattctttagagattctcaccattttactgttggtttataggagtttctaatcccgttcttgttcccaaatatcccggcttttggtaaggaaaataggatagattttatgtgcttatatgttatgatatgtttacgttatgatatgtttatgctatgatatgtatatgtatgatatgtttttagtcacttgggcatatgacttgcttagatagcaagccccaagattatttatcatttcatgggttaaagttatgatttaccctacctcgactagtagaggacctagatgtgttatcatatactaccatgtgatctacctacctcgattagtagacaggggacctaaatggtttatcacatgccatgttaatgagttaatggccattaatattgtagtcctatattatatatgtttcatttatagtcatatgttttctagtatatatttatgatacagttttatgtttatatgtgttagtagatttttcttgctgagcattaggctcactcctttattttagtatgatgcaggaaaataaatatggaaggcggaaggattcttggaagcttggcttATGTGTTAAAGATGAGTGGATTCAATGGACTATGTGTTGATCGAGGAcgatgttatttattttatgtcttcTAAATTATGTTTGGATGTAATTCaacaattagtatttaaagttatgttttatgatttataaacaatgggtacccagaccatatcacattttattttatacttttatgttattgatacaatatttattttggggttctaataaagttatgattatttcttatgtatgctttctcaaaaatagtagctatgtctagtagttttaatggcccaaggtcttagaaatagttgggtcattacaagaatGGAAGTGCGACAAGATCACGATGGAATTTGTGACGGTAttaccattaacaccattaaagAATGACAGTGTCCGGGTGATTGTCGATCATTTGACCAAATCTGTTCATTTCATTCCAATTAGGAAGGAATATATGGTTTCTAGGCTAGCTCGACCTTATATGGATAATATACTTCAACTGTATGGGTTGCCTTCCAGCATTGTTTCTGATAAAGATCCTCGATTTACATCAAGGTTTTGGCGAGCATTACAAAAAGCTTTAGGAACTTAACTTAACTTGATCTCTGCTCAccaccctcagacagatggacagtctgagagaactatcaaaattttggaggacatgcttccttcttttattttggattttggggATAGCTGGGGAGAACCCTTGTCATTGGTAGAATAAACTTATAATAATAGCTACTAGGCCAGCATAggcatggctccttatgagacCTTATATGGGAGACCACGCAGATCACCTTTGTGTTGGGCAGAACCAGATGAGCATGTCACAATTGGACCTCAAATTATCGCTAGTATCACTGAGAAgatcaaagacatccaagagagactTAAGGTTGTTCAAAGTCATTAGAAGAGTTATGTCGACCTCTACCGACGAGAAGTTGAGTTTGAGGTTGGTGACTGTGTCTTCTTGAAAGTTACTCCCATGCATGGTGTGAcgagatttggagtgaagggtaaGGTAGCCCCGAGGTATATTGGACCTTTCGAGGTAATCAAGAGGGTTGGGGAGGTCGCTTATCAATTGAACTTACCAGCATGGTTGGGGCatgttcataatgtgttccatgtgtcgATACTGAGGAAGTATACTCCAGACCCATCGCACATCATTGAGTATGAGGCTATCCATCTTCAGAGAACGTGACATATGAAGAACAATCTTTCAGAATCTTGGCGAAAGAGTTAAAGGTGCTAAGGAATAGAGAGATTCCtgtagtcaaggtcttatggcagAACCATAGAGAAGACGAGGCTACTTGGGAGTTAGAGTCGGAGATGTATGAAAAGTATCatcatttgtttaattttcagcttgaggttgtactttgaaaatttcgggacgaaatttctttaaggagggagGAATATAAAACCTGAGACTTTTCAGGTTAAAAAAGTAAaacagagaagaaaaaaaattaatttaaattatatatgagTGGTGGGATccacttatttaaaaaaaattatataatcagattttttttttccctttttcttctcccttcccatccttcttcttttttcttcttaaaaATTTATGGACCCACTTTATGAACCTTAATTCTGGTATggtaaaatttcttaaaaatttataatAGACTCACTATAACTACAATAAAAACCATCATAAAAAAGCTGATAAAAATTGTTTTACATGTCTCAATTAGAAGTGTGTGTTGCGCTTTATAATTACCCTAAAAAAGTAAGAACAAACATATTACCAAGgacaatacaaaaataaatactATTATATTTTGTATTATTAAGATCTTCATGACTATATAATAAGTTCGTATTATGTCATGTATGTATATATACTCAGATATTTTATGGACAAGCCAATACTGTACAATCACTTTATATTAAAAAGATTTCTACAAACATAAAAGTCTaccaaataaaggaaaagaagTCATTCACAATAACAATAATGTAACAACATTAATTCTTTAGCAACACAACTCATTAAATCTTCTTTTCCCATTTGGTGTCATCATTTTGTGTCACACCATAGACTTGATGTCGTTTGCAATGTTGATAGCATCTTCTTTGGCTCCATAGAAACCTTTTCTAGATAGACCCACACAATATAAACCATTCTTTCCTTTCCAATTATTTGGGTAACTTATTTTCGAAAACCCATCATCATTTAACAGCCAATCATATCCCTTCCAAAatcaaaaaaagagaaaaatccAATTAAGTGTCTTTTCTAATGAAAATTTGGGCTCTTTATTATTGAACTAGAATTGGAGttgtatatataattattaattgtaGTTACGTACCTTAAGCCACAAGTGCGTAGATCTCTTGAATCCCGTACAAAACACTACTGAGTCGAATGGGTAAGACTTTCCATTCTTCAACAAAACGATGTCGTTTTCAATGCTTTCTATCTCTGCTGGCAATACCTGCACAAAACCATGTTTGGTTTCTGAGTGAATCATGagtatactatttttttttctagattatTGAATTATTAATCTCTACCTTCATATATATCTCCACATTCTGATTATATTCATTCTTTTTCTAAAAAAACCCGcgaattatatatttaaattttttaactgaatttctttctaaatatatatatatatatatatattctattttcATTCATTACAAAATTAGCCGTTTATAAAGAAATTtgtaaaaaatacttttttacACTCTAATATTTTATAATACTAAAGAAATGAAAATTTCTTTAATATATCTTGACAAGCTTGTTTAAATAGAAAAACTCAGTCACAAAGTTTAgttttacaaatttttaaaacaCAAGAAAACTAATAagcattaataatattaatattttttttttttaaaatcatccATTATGAACAAATTTATTAATAAAGTTACTATAGATTCAACTTCtacataaatgtaaattatattttaaatttttaggtTTTTTTCAGTTGCAACCCTTATTTTTTACATTTTGTAACATTTAAGTCTCGAAATGGTCCtcaatattttcaaattgtaTTATTTAGGACCCTAAATATTATTTTCAtttcttttctcttttaaaatacataaataaaatataaaaatagtgaatcaatcttaaaaaaatattgaacCACTTAATTTATGATAATACCAAATACGAcattaaagaaaatatattttcataatattttaaaaaatatttaataatttttacaaattacattaatttttcattaaaaaaattcttacctatatttttttagaattgaTAACGAAATATCAcgaaattattaatattaaatattgaATAAAAATTTTCTAAATTATTAGTCGTTGTTGAATTGATAGGAAAAATGTTATTTTCAACATAATTTAGTAATGTACCTGAATCTGGCCGGTCTTGATCTTATGGCAAGTTCCGAGATCAATAATTGGGAATTTACCATATTTGGCCTTCATAGTGAACGGGCCTTCAGAGGGCCTTTCTATACCATACTTGCTTAAATCTCCATACACTAACTTACTAAGCATCACCACCAAATATTCCACCACTTTGAATGGTAGATACTTCGCCAAAAACAACCCAAAATTAAGAATCTCCTTTGAGAAAAAATTAACCTACATACATACACCATTAATTAAAAACATCTTCATTACTAGTCACAAAACAAATATTAAATGAAAATCTCTCTTGTACATTTAATATAAGCCAACTATGCTCACAAAGTATTCCATATTAAAAATCAAAATATGTGGTCACAGCTCAAACAAGTACTAAATTCCAACATAATAAAGAGTCACCATTTCGAGCATGTAAGATAGAAAAGTAGGACAGAGTCTCCTACACATTAACAGTATCATAAAGAATTCAGTCGGTCACTCTAATCATATATTCAGTACTGTGAATACGTTTTGAAAACATTAATGGTCCATTaactattatattatattaaataatataaagtTAGATTAAATAACGTGGCATGATGACATAATTTGATTTGTAACATATTATTTAAAGTCACAAAATTGGTCATGTTTCTGCTCAAATGGGAAAAAATAGAGCTATGGaaaaaaatttacaacccgcccaacctGAATAATCCGTCCCAACCAACCTGAAAACATCGCTAAAAAAAATAACCCGAATAAATCAACAAAAATTTAAATCACTCAGTTGTTACATTAGGCGGGTTGAAcataattatcaacccgcccaatataacccgACTCGTCCAATTAAaaacttattattttttaatacatttaaatatattaatatattatatacataattaaatttaaatcaacCCGTAATCATGAGATGATTGTTGAATACTTGGAttggtattatctttttatatttgtatttgaattttgaagttTTAACATGGTTGTATGATTTGTGATGTTTCATGGTTGGactataatttttatattaattaagttttgttttatttttttattataaattcaaaatattgttttaagtttaaaaacataaattttacactattagtactagtattgaaaggaaaaaaactacaaaaatgtaatttaaaaaaaaaatctttcacAGGTTTAGGCGAGTTGACCTGACCAATCCGCCCAAACTATTAGACGGGTTAACTTTTTCTAACCCGATTATAATATTGGATGAGTAAAAATGCCCTGTAACCCaaccaacccgcccaatgatgAGCTCTAGGAAAAAAATAGATAGAATTTAAAaaagagtgttgctatttggcacCTAAAGCTGTTCAATAACATATGAGGTGGCACTCAATAATTAGTTAGCAATACcttataatacttattaaattcaaataagtgggaTCCAATACTACTAGATTACATAAATATCTGAATGCCACCTTATTTGTGGTGTACGTGCCCCTTAGCAATTCTattctaaaaagaaaaaaaaaagcataccGGGCTTCGGACGATAAGCGATGTTATGGCGCCGTGGTTGCTAAGGTCAAGAGCAATTTCCATGCCGGAATTGCCAGATCCAACAACCAAAACCTTCTTGTCTCGGAACACTTTCCCTGATTTGAACTGGGTCGAGTGAAGAATCTCCCCTGGGAAACTCTCCAGCCCTTTAATCTCCGGCACAAAAGGGTCGGCAGTTTCGCCGGTGGCCACCACCAAGAAAGTACCGGAATATTCCTCAGTATTATTGTCACCATCATTACCCGGATCGTTGATTCTGGCTTTGATGTTCCATCTCTGTAAATCCTCGTCGTAGTAGGCCGACTCAACGGTCCGCTGGTAAATGGGTCGGATCTGGAATTTAGAAACGTAGTCGTCCAAGTACTGGAGGAACAGGTTTTTGGGAACGTAACAAGGGAAGTTAGAGGGAAAGGGCATGTGGGGAAGCTCGCAAACTTGCTTTTTGAGATGAAGATGGAGTCGATCGTAAGCGTACTTTTTCCAAAGAGATGCGAAGCAGTCTTCTCTTTCTAGGATGATGTATGGGATCGATAGGTGGCTCAGGCAACCAGCCATGGCCAGGCCAGAAGGTCCGGCACCTACTATTACCACCgccattttttttccttctcaGATAAAGAAAAGTATTGTACAATTTGTACAAGTTTTCAGTAGACAAGATTCTCTTCTCTGTTCACAGCACGATCGCCAATAAAAATAAACCAACTGTGCGGACTCTATCGCTCAAACTCAACAATGTCAATTTCCAGAAAAAGATAAAAAATCTTATCCTTGAAAGGTCAACAAAAGATCAACAATGTCAATTTCCAGAAAAAGATAAAAAATCTCagctaaaataaaaataaatcaatatttgctgtataaatataaaaaattatacttatatacatttatatatcaAAAACCATTTTTAGCCTTAAATATTGTATGTTACGATTTGGTTGCATTGGTCAATACATATTACATCAAGTATTATTAGATCACGTTATATGGAATTTAAATGtactgtaaatttatttttaagaaaaaaaaataaaaaatatgaaattttacaaaaattacaaaaatactaataataattTGTAACAGTTGTATTACCTtgttacattttttttgtttatttaaaatttaaactataatcatacaaaattaataaaaataattaataaattttctaaattaaattaagtaaACATGCATTG contains the following coding sequences:
- the LOC133789106 gene encoding probable indole-3-pyruvate monooxygenase YUCCA10; protein product: MAVVIVGAGPSGLAMAGCLSHLSIPYIILEREDCFASLWKKYAYDRLHLHLKKQVCELPHMPFPSNFPCYVPKNLFLQYLDDYVSKFQIRPIYQRTVESAYYDEDLQRWNIKARINDPGNDGDNNTEEYSGTFLVVATGETADPFVPEIKGLESFPGEILHSTQFKSGKVFRDKKVLVVGSGNSGMEIALDLSNHGAITSLIVRSPVNFFSKEILNFGLFLAKYLPFKVVEYLVVMLSKLVYGDLSKYGIERPSEGPFTMKAKYGKFPIIDLGTCHKIKTGQIQVLPAEIESIENDIVLLKNGKSYPFDSVVFCTGFKRSTHLWLKGYDWLLNDDGFSKISYPNNWKGKNGLYCVGLSRKGFYGAKEDAINIANDIKSMV